In the Mycolicibacter sp. MU0102 genome, one interval contains:
- a CDS encoding SDR family NAD(P)-dependent oxidoreductase, translating to MSGVVVTGAASGIGRASAQALVAEGRRVALWDIAPAVLEVAESLGMPGAVVDVCDDAGLPAAVAAAAEALDGIDGLVHAAGRVLPEPVGAYTGESWDAVMAVNLRAQAMLVQLMLPHLEAVARAGGDPAVVGISSIEGLTANPFIPAYCASKAGLLGLTRSMAAQLGPAGIRINAVCPGFIETPMLQIALDVEEVAAGFVAAAPLGRIGQPAEVAQAVAFLMSPRASFITGTQIVVDGGVTARHP from the coding sequence GTGAGCGGAGTTGTCGTCACCGGGGCAGCATCGGGAATCGGCCGGGCCAGCGCCCAGGCCCTGGTTGCCGAAGGTCGCCGGGTTGCGTTGTGGGACATCGCCCCGGCGGTTCTGGAGGTGGCCGAGAGTTTGGGGATGCCCGGCGCTGTGGTCGACGTCTGCGACGACGCCGGGCTGCCCGCTGCGGTCGCAGCAGCGGCCGAAGCACTCGACGGAATCGACGGGCTGGTGCATGCCGCGGGCCGAGTGCTGCCCGAACCGGTGGGCGCCTACACGGGCGAATCCTGGGATGCCGTGATGGCTGTCAACCTGCGCGCCCAGGCGATGCTGGTGCAGCTGATGCTGCCGCACCTGGAGGCGGTCGCCCGGGCCGGCGGCGACCCGGCGGTGGTCGGTATCTCCAGTATCGAGGGCCTGACCGCCAACCCGTTCATCCCCGCCTACTGCGCCTCCAAGGCCGGACTGCTGGGGCTGACCAGGTCGATGGCCGCCCAACTGGGTCCGGCCGGAATCCGTATCAACGCGGTCTGTCCGGGCTTCATCGAAACCCCGATGCTGCAGATCGCGCTCGACGTCGAAGAAGTCGCCGCCGGCTTTGTTGCTGCGGCGCCGCTGGGGCGCATCGGTCAACCGGCCGAGGTCGCCCAGGCGGTGGCGTTCCTGATGTCGCCCCGAGCGTCGTTCATCACCGGAACCCAGATCGTCGTCGACGGTGGGGTCACCGCCCGGCATCCGTAA
- a CDS encoding glyoxalase yields the protein MRGTPVTVDEFHIADPADTWRSAGFSVDPDDVCRVGEVRLRLNGGGTGILGWALRGLPQDGPLDGIPTSRSAAAATEPAAHPNGVTSIDHVVLLSPNLSRTVEALVAVGLQSRRVRDAELSGRPMRQIFFRLGAVILEVVGSPDTVADGPSSLWGITYVVADIEATASFFGERTLPVKDAVQPGRRITTLRHRDLGMSVRTAMISPPILSR from the coding sequence ATGCGCGGCACGCCCGTCACCGTCGACGAATTCCATATTGCCGATCCGGCTGACACGTGGCGGTCGGCCGGGTTCAGCGTGGACCCCGACGACGTCTGCCGGGTGGGTGAGGTTCGGCTGCGGCTGAACGGAGGCGGCACCGGCATCCTCGGGTGGGCACTGCGGGGCCTGCCCCAAGACGGCCCGCTTGACGGTATCCCCACCTCCCGTTCCGCAGCGGCGGCCACTGAACCGGCCGCGCATCCCAACGGCGTGACCTCGATCGATCACGTTGTGCTGTTGTCCCCAAACCTGTCTCGCACCGTCGAGGCATTGGTTGCCGTCGGGCTGCAGTCGCGCCGGGTACGCGATGCCGAACTCAGCGGTCGGCCGATGCGGCAGATCTTCTTCCGGCTGGGTGCGGTGATCCTCGAAGTCGTCGGGTCTCCCGACACGGTGGCGGACGGCCCGTCATCGCTGTGGGGTATCACCTACGTCGTCGCCGATATCGAGGCGACGGCGTCATTCTTCGGCGAGCGCACGTTGCCGGTGAAGGACGCCGTGCAGCCCGGTCGCCGGATCACCACGCTGCGGCATCGCGATCTGGGTATGTCGGTCCGCACCGCGATGATCTCGCCGCCTATCCTCAGCCGATGA
- a CDS encoding DUF4436 domain-containing protein yields MTVFFVASYIVTVALYERAGCGCPRHLTEGLVSADGTTVTIDIEDLQTVKGTLTGKVTISPGPALLDPVRHGLTEDLSIAVHSAVTPTKRTWTKGMVPGEFPVPLTISGNSAKWPFDHYQTGPITVDVVRGDATIPERMSVTFVDHIAGWKNEIVSDREDGGPYRITLHRSPSTMAFGAVIVGVLIALAAVAVVVANLTFLGWRKFQPPMTTWYAAMLFAVVPLRNALPDAPPIGSWIDVTITLWVIVALVMSMLLFIYCWWRDLKPEPVTQG; encoded by the coding sequence ATGACCGTCTTCTTCGTCGCGTCCTACATCGTGACCGTCGCGCTGTATGAGCGGGCGGGGTGTGGCTGCCCCCGCCACCTCACGGAAGGTCTGGTGTCGGCCGATGGCACCACCGTGACCATCGACATCGAGGACCTTCAGACCGTGAAGGGCACTCTGACCGGCAAGGTCACCATCAGCCCGGGTCCGGCACTGCTCGATCCGGTCAGGCACGGGCTCACCGAAGACTTGAGCATCGCGGTGCACTCCGCAGTGACGCCGACCAAGCGCACCTGGACGAAGGGCATGGTTCCCGGGGAATTCCCGGTCCCGTTGACCATCTCCGGTAATTCGGCGAAGTGGCCGTTCGACCACTATCAGACCGGGCCGATCACCGTCGACGTCGTGCGCGGGGATGCCACGATCCCGGAACGGATGTCGGTGACATTCGTCGACCACATCGCCGGTTGGAAGAACGAGATTGTCAGCGACCGCGAAGACGGTGGCCCCTACCGCATCACGCTGCATCGGTCGCCGAGTACCATGGCTTTTGGTGCCGTGATCGTCGGCGTCTTGATCGCCCTGGCCGCGGTGGCCGTCGTCGTCGCGAACCTGACGTTCCTGGGCTGGCGCAAATTCCAGCCGCCGATGACGACCTGGTATGCGGCAATGCTTTTCGCGGTGGTTCCATTGAGAAACGCACTGCCGGACGCTCCACCGATCGGATCCTGGATCGATGTCACGATCACGCTCTGGGTGATCGTCGCGTTGGTGATGTCGATGCTGCTGTTCATCTACTGCTGGTGGCGCGACCTGAAACCCGAGCCCGTCACGCAGGGCTGA
- the glmS gene encoding glutamine--fructose-6-phosphate transaminase (isomerizing) has translation MCGIVGYVGQRPARDVVVEALRRMEYRGYDSAGIAVVDGVGQLTVRRRAGRLANLEAELAATDPALLAGGTGLGHTRWATHGRPTDHNAHPHCDADGKFAVVHNGIIENFAVLRDELERAGVEFTSETDSEVTVHLLARQYREGDTAGDFVASALAVLRRLEGHFTVVFAHADEPGTIVAARRSTPLVVGIGDGEMFLGSDVAAFIPFTREAVELGQDQAVVITADGYRITDFAGDDDAANARRFHIDWDLSAAEKGGYEYFMLKEIAEQPTAVAETLLGHFEDGRIVLDEQRLSDQELREIDKVFVVACGTAYHSGLLAKYAIEHWTRLPVEVELASEFRYRDPVLDRSTLVVAISQSGETADTLEAVRHAKEQKAKVLAVCNTNGSQIPRECDAVLYTRAGPEIGVASTKTFLAQITANYLVGLALAQARGTKYPDEVEHEYRQLEAMPELVSHVLAGIDSVAELARQFASSSAVLFLGRHVGYPVALEGALKLKELAYMHAEGFAAGELKHGPIALIEDDLPVIVVMPSPKNAAMLHSKLLSNIREIQARGAVTIVIAEEGDETVRPYADHLIEIPAVSTLYQPLLSTIPLQVFAAGVAQARGYDVDKPRNLAKSVTVE, from the coding sequence ATGTGTGGAATCGTCGGCTACGTCGGGCAACGCCCTGCTCGCGACGTCGTCGTCGAGGCCCTGCGTCGCATGGAGTACCGCGGCTATGACTCCGCGGGAATCGCCGTCGTCGACGGGGTCGGGCAGCTGACCGTCCGGCGCCGTGCCGGCCGGCTGGCCAACCTGGAAGCCGAACTGGCCGCCACGGATCCGGCCCTGCTGGCCGGGGGGACCGGGCTGGGCCACACCCGCTGGGCCACCCATGGCCGTCCCACCGACCACAACGCCCACCCGCACTGCGACGCGGACGGCAAGTTCGCCGTGGTGCACAACGGCATCATCGAGAACTTCGCGGTGCTGCGCGACGAACTGGAACGCGCCGGGGTGGAGTTCACCAGCGAGACCGACAGCGAGGTGACCGTCCACCTGCTGGCCCGTCAGTACCGCGAGGGCGACACCGCCGGGGACTTCGTGGCCTCGGCGCTGGCAGTGCTCCGCCGGCTGGAGGGCCACTTCACTGTGGTGTTCGCCCACGCCGACGAACCGGGCACCATCGTGGCGGCGCGTCGGTCCACGCCGCTGGTGGTCGGCATCGGCGACGGCGAGATGTTCCTGGGCTCGGATGTGGCGGCGTTCATCCCGTTCACTCGCGAAGCTGTCGAGCTTGGCCAGGACCAGGCGGTGGTCATCACCGCCGACGGCTACCGCATCACCGATTTCGCCGGTGACGATGACGCCGCCAACGCCAGGCGTTTTCACATCGACTGGGACCTGTCTGCCGCCGAAAAGGGCGGCTACGAGTACTTCATGCTCAAAGAGATCGCCGAGCAGCCCACCGCGGTGGCCGAGACACTGCTGGGGCACTTCGAGGACGGCCGGATCGTGCTCGACGAGCAACGCCTGAGCGACCAGGAGCTGCGCGAGATCGACAAAGTGTTCGTGGTGGCCTGCGGCACCGCGTATCACTCCGGTCTGTTGGCCAAGTACGCGATCGAGCACTGGACGCGGCTGCCGGTGGAAGTCGAACTGGCCAGCGAGTTCCGCTACCGCGACCCGGTGCTGGACCGCAGCACCCTGGTGGTGGCGATCAGCCAGTCCGGCGAAACCGCCGACACCCTGGAGGCCGTACGGCACGCCAAGGAGCAGAAGGCCAAGGTGCTCGCGGTCTGCAACACCAACGGCTCGCAGATTCCGCGGGAGTGCGACGCGGTGCTCTACACCCGGGCCGGACCGGAGATCGGTGTCGCGTCCACGAAGACGTTCCTGGCGCAGATCACCGCGAACTACCTGGTCGGACTGGCCCTGGCGCAGGCCCGGGGCACCAAGTACCCCGACGAGGTGGAGCACGAGTACCGGCAACTGGAGGCGATGCCCGAACTGGTGTCGCATGTGCTGGCAGGCATCGACTCGGTCGCGGAGTTGGCGCGGCAGTTCGCGTCGTCCAGTGCGGTGCTCTTCCTGGGCCGCCACGTCGGTTACCCGGTGGCCCTGGAGGGCGCGCTCAAGCTCAAGGAACTGGCTTACATGCACGCCGAAGGCTTTGCCGCCGGTGAGCTCAAGCACGGCCCGATCGCACTGATCGAGGACGACCTTCCGGTGATCGTCGTGATGCCGTCGCCCAAGAACGCGGCGATGTTGCACTCCAAGCTGCTCTCCAACATTCGCGAGATCCAGGCCCGCGGGGCCGTCACCATCGTGATCGCCGAGGAGGGCGATGAGACGGTGCGCCCCTACGCCGACCACCTGATCGAAATCCCTGCGGTGTCAACGCTGTACCAACCGCTGCTGTCGACCATCCCGCTGCAGGTTTTCGCTGCCGGGGTGGCGCAGGCTCGCGGCTACGACGTGGACAAGCCGCGCAACCTGGCCAAGTCGGTCACCGTCGAGTAG
- a CDS encoding dienelactone hydrolase family protein yields the protein MASTKRLYAALTRPGPHRVLRGDLAYAGLAGVVYTPQSGYRLPAVAFGHDWLTGADRYAGLLEHLASWGIVAAAPDTGRGLAPSVLDLAADLGRTLEIATEVRLGPGRISVDRNRLAVAGHGFGGSAAVCAAASLSVKPKAVAAIFPTVTTPPAEQAALALDVPGVVFSSPDDPKALRSNAIELAHAWQLSTLRVIDKASPAGLPQGRRLTGFFGLPTSDRRTQRQVRALLAGYLLAQLVGDKTFRDFANPQATLPKTQVLDALPEPVSSEEKFAALFK from the coding sequence ATGGCCAGCACCAAGCGCCTTTACGCCGCGTTGACCCGACCCGGACCGCATCGCGTCCTGCGCGGAGATCTGGCCTATGCCGGGCTCGCCGGGGTGGTCTACACCCCGCAGTCCGGGTACCGGCTTCCCGCGGTGGCCTTCGGCCACGACTGGCTGACCGGGGCCGATCGCTACGCCGGATTGCTGGAGCACCTGGCCTCGTGGGGCATCGTGGCGGCGGCGCCCGACACCGGGCGGGGGCTGGCGCCGTCGGTGCTGGATCTGGCCGCTGACCTGGGCCGCACCCTGGAGATCGCTACCGAGGTCCGGTTGGGGCCGGGTCGAATCAGCGTCGACCGCAATCGGCTCGCGGTGGCCGGACACGGGTTCGGCGGTTCTGCCGCGGTTTGCGCCGCGGCCTCGTTGTCGGTGAAACCCAAAGCGGTGGCGGCGATTTTCCCGACCGTCACAACCCCACCCGCCGAGCAGGCGGCGTTAGCGCTGGACGTACCGGGCGTGGTGTTCAGCAGCCCCGACGACCCGAAAGCACTGCGGTCCAACGCGATCGAGCTGGCACACGCCTGGCAGCTTTCCACCCTGCGCGTGATCGACAAGGCGTCTCCAGCGGGCCTGCCGCAGGGCCGCCGGCTGACCGGGTTCTTCGGTTTGCCGACCTCGGACCGGCGCACGCAACGGCAGGTGCGGGCCCTGCTCGCCGGCTATCTGCTGGCACAACTGGTGGGCGACAAGACGTTCCGAGACTTCGCCAACCCACAGGCGACCTTGCCTAAGACCCAAGTACTCGACGCCCTGCCGGAGCCGGTGAGCTCGGAAGAGAAGTTCGCCGCGCTGTTCAAGTAG
- a CDS encoding PGRS repeat-containing protein, which translates to MSFSHSLRDFSWLTPADVTTDVDPGLAAFDPAAFDMISILDQWFYTPLHMGMTAWIDSDFGSMVNNAINEISGQFLIGNGADGTELNPDGGTGGLWFGDGGAGWSSDVDGVAGGNGGDALGFFGNGGGGGAGGLGAAGGDGGASAWGLGYGGDGGAGGIGANGGDGGASVAWAFGNGGSGGAGGDGVAGSFANGGNGNGTAGGNGGAGGRGAFNLGNGGDGGKAGAGGNGAAGTADHVNGGNGGAGGAGGAAGSNFWEKGHAGIGAAGGAAGNGGDGFKDANGNFLGNGGNGGAGGAGGSSGDPLSSTSGGVAGNGAAGGLGGDGLKGGNGGAGGAGANAGDGSGGTGGVGGAGGDGVTNGGNGGVGGAAGASTGFNAGAAGGDGGRGGAASGAANVQGVAGNGGNGGAGGAAASAPAGAGGNGGAGGNGATDDDTVQTFGGNGGNGGTGGAPGSGVGGTGGNGGAGGNGTVGAGGGLLSGNHAQGGNGGAGGGTGLAGAGTAGNGGDGGAGGSGTGWRDVNGDHFTAGTVYSVGGNGGNGGSGPSSTAGTGATGGDGGAGGNGAATGVSVGGNGGNGGSSAVGVGGAGGNGGNGTASGGNGGNGAAGGADSAGGAGGKGGNSAGTAIPTNNIGVAPSHAGNGGNGGTGGANGIGGAGGAGGNGALAVNGGNGGNGGTGGAGAAGGAGGNGGTSNTGNGGNGGNGGAGGTGGTGSTGSTGATGTTATDTVAGTVGGNGGNGSAGGAGGTGGNGGTSNTGNGGNGGAAGKGGTGGTGGAGGTGGVDSAGNGMAGGIGGDGGAGGAAGTAGSGGASTSGTAGNSGAGALDGNGGAGGRGGTGGAGVAGTAGDAGTTAGGGNGTNGGYGGAAGAGGNGGTSGTGNGGAGGAGGTGGAGGKGGAGGVGGTNNGAGFDGGTGGAGGNGGTAGSGGLGGASTSGTNGSTGASGVGGAGGVGGTGGAGGAASGAGNTGGNGGAAGTGGNGGTGGVGTEGVAGGKGGAGAAGGVGGAGGAGTDGAGGGNGANGGHGGDGGTGGASTGTPGAGGALGKGGAGGAAGAGTPPGTAGTVGDSGTAGAGG; encoded by the coding sequence GTGTCGTTCTCGCATTCGTTACGGGACTTCAGTTGGCTCACCCCGGCCGACGTCACCACCGATGTCGACCCCGGACTGGCGGCTTTCGATCCCGCTGCCTTCGACATGATCAGCATCCTCGATCAGTGGTTCTACACCCCGCTGCACATGGGTATGACCGCCTGGATCGACAGCGACTTCGGCTCGATGGTCAACAACGCCATCAACGAAATTTCCGGGCAATTCCTGATCGGTAATGGTGCCGACGGCACCGAGCTGAACCCGGACGGCGGCACCGGCGGCTTGTGGTTCGGCGACGGCGGTGCCGGCTGGAGCAGCGATGTCGACGGCGTGGCCGGCGGCAACGGCGGAGACGCGCTCGGGTTCTTCGGCAACGGTGGTGGCGGCGGAGCCGGCGGACTCGGTGCCGCCGGTGGTGACGGTGGCGCAAGCGCCTGGGGCCTGGGGTACGGCGGCGACGGTGGCGCCGGCGGTATCGGTGCCAACGGTGGCGACGGTGGCGCCTCGGTGGCCTGGGCCTTCGGCAACGGCGGCAGCGGCGGCGCCGGTGGTGACGGCGTGGCCGGCAGCTTCGCCAACGGCGGCAACGGCAACGGCACCGCCGGCGGTAACGGTGGTGCCGGCGGACGCGGCGCGTTCAACCTTGGCAACGGCGGCGACGGCGGCAAGGCCGGTGCCGGCGGTAACGGCGCTGCTGGCACCGCCGACCACGTCAACGGTGGCAACGGTGGCGCCGGTGGCGCCGGTGGCGCGGCCGGTAGCAACTTCTGGGAGAAGGGCCACGCCGGTATCGGAGCCGCTGGCGGCGCGGCCGGCAACGGTGGTGACGGCTTCAAGGACGCGAACGGCAACTTCCTGGGCAACGGCGGCAATGGTGGTGCCGGCGGTGCCGGTGGCAGCAGCGGTGACCCCCTGAGCAGCACCAGCGGCGGCGTGGCCGGTAACGGTGCTGCCGGTGGCCTCGGCGGTGACGGGCTCAAGGGCGGCAACGGTGGCGCCGGTGGTGCCGGCGCGAACGCCGGTGACGGCAGCGGTGGTACCGGTGGCGTCGGTGGTGCCGGTGGTGACGGCGTCACCAACGGTGGTAACGGCGGTGTCGGTGGTGCGGCCGGCGCCTCGACCGGGTTCAACGCGGGTGCCGCCGGCGGTGACGGCGGCCGCGGTGGTGCCGCCAGCGGCGCCGCCAATGTCCAAGGTGTTGCCGGCAACGGCGGCAACGGTGGTGCCGGCGGTGCCGCTGCCAGCGCGCCCGCGGGCGCAGGCGGTAACGGTGGTGCGGGCGGTAATGGCGCCACCGACGACGACACCGTCCAAACCTTCGGCGGCAACGGCGGTAACGGTGGTACCGGTGGCGCGCCCGGTTCCGGCGTCGGCGGCACCGGTGGTAACGGTGGCGCCGGCGGTAACGGCACCGTCGGTGCCGGTGGCGGCTTGCTCTCCGGCAACCACGCCCAAGGTGGTAACGGCGGTGCCGGTGGTGGTACCGGCCTGGCCGGCGCGGGAACCGCCGGCAACGGTGGTGATGGTGGTGCCGGTGGTTCCGGCACCGGCTGGCGCGACGTCAACGGCGACCACTTCACTGCGGGCACCGTCTACAGCGTCGGCGGTAACGGCGGTAACGGCGGATCTGGTCCGTCCTCCACGGCCGGTACCGGCGCCACCGGTGGTGACGGCGGCGCCGGCGGCAACGGTGCGGCCACCGGGGTGAGCGTCGGCGGTAACGGCGGTAACGGCGGTAGCAGTGCGGTCGGTGTCGGCGGCGCGGGTGGTAACGGCGGCAATGGCACCGCCAGCGGCGGTAACGGCGGCAATGGCGCCGCCGGTGGCGCCGATTCGGCCGGCGGTGCGGGCGGTAAGGGCGGCAACAGCGCCGGAACTGCGATACCGACCAACAACATCGGTGTCGCACCCAGCCATGCCGGTAACGGCGGTAACGGCGGTACCGGAGGTGCCAACGGGATCGGCGGCGCCGGCGGTGCCGGCGGCAACGGCGCCCTCGCGGTCAACGGCGGCAACGGCGGTAACGGTGGCACCGGTGGTGCGGGCGCTGCCGGCGGCGCCGGTGGCAACGGTGGTACCTCGAACACCGGTAACGGCGGTAACGGCGGTAACGGTGGCGCTGGTGGTACCGGCGGCACGGGTAGCACGGGCAGCACCGGTGCAACCGGCACGACGGCGACGGACACTGTCGCCGGCACGGTCGGTGGCAACGGTGGTAACGGATCCGCCGGTGGAGCCGGTGGCACCGGCGGCAACGGTGGTACCTCGAACACCGGTAACGGTGGCAACGGTGGCGCCGCGGGCAAGGGCGGTACCGGTGGCACCGGTGGTGCCGGCGGAACCGGCGGCGTGGACAGCGCCGGCAACGGTATGGCCGGTGGCATCGGCGGTGACGGTGGCGCCGGCGGAGCGGCCGGGACTGCCGGCAGCGGCGGTGCCAGCACCAGCGGAACTGCGGGCAACTCCGGTGCAGGTGCTCTGGACGGCAATGGCGGTGCGGGCGGTCGAGGCGGTACCGGTGGGGCCGGCGTCGCGGGGACTGCCGGGGATGCCGGCACGACCGCGGGCGGCGGCAACGGCACGAACGGCGGCTACGGAGGCGCGGCCGGCGCCGGCGGCAACGGTGGTACCTCGGGCACCGGTAACGGTGGCGCTGGTGGCGCCGGCGGCACCGGTGGTGCCGGCGGTAAGGGTGGTGCCGGCGGTGTCGGCGGCACCAACAACGGTGCCGGCTTCGACGGCGGTACCGGTGGCGCCGGTGGCAACGGCGGTACTGCCGGGTCCGGCGGGCTGGGCGGGGCGAGCACCTCGGGCACCAATGGTTCGACCGGCGCCAGCGGCGTCGGTGGAGCTGGCGGCGTCGGTGGCACCGGGGGGGCCGGCGGCGCGGCCAGCGGTGCGGGCAACACCGGCGGCAACGGTGGTGCGGCCGGAACCGGCGGCAACGGCGGCACCGGTGGAGTCGGCACCGAGGGTGTTGCCGGTGGCAAGGGCGGCGCTGGTGCGGCCGGCGGTGTCGGCGGGGCCGGTGGCGCCGGAACCGACGGGGCCGGTGGTGGAAACGGCGCCAACGGTGGCCACGGCGGCGACGGCGGCACCGGTGGCGCGAGCACCGGAACGCCCGGCGCCGGCGGGGCACTCGGCAAGGGTGGCGCCGGCGGCGCGGCCGGTGCCGGCACGCCGCCCGGGACAGCCGGCACAGTCGGCGACTCGGGCACCGCAGGCGCGGGCGGCTAA
- the rnhA gene encoding ribonuclease HI, translating to MTESTDDVVVIHTDGGCRPNPGPGGWGAVLRMRHHVREMCGGEPGETSNNRMELTAPIAALEALTRPVVVHLHTDSTYVRNGITKWVTGWERNGWLTAAKQPVKNVDLWQRLQAACARHQVEWFWVKGHSGVADNERADELATRGLQEAIAGAAMRALS from the coding sequence ATGACCGAATCCACCGATGACGTGGTCGTCATCCACACCGACGGTGGGTGCCGACCCAACCCGGGTCCCGGTGGTTGGGGCGCGGTGCTGCGCATGCGTCACCACGTCCGCGAGATGTGCGGTGGCGAGCCCGGCGAGACGAGCAACAACCGGATGGAGCTGACCGCTCCGATCGCGGCGCTGGAAGCCCTCACCCGGCCCGTGGTGGTACATCTGCACACCGACAGCACCTACGTCCGCAACGGCATCACCAAGTGGGTGACAGGCTGGGAACGCAACGGCTGGCTCACCGCCGCCAAGCAGCCGGTCAAGAACGTCGATCTGTGGCAACGGCTTCAGGCCGCCTGCGCGCGTCACCAGGTCGAGTGGTTCTGGGTGAAAGGCCATTCGGGGGTTGCCGACAACGAGCGGGCCGATGAGTTGGCGACGCGGGGCCTACAGGAAGCGATCGCCGGTGCGGCCATGCGCGCTCTCTCCTAG